The sequence below is a genomic window from Pempheris klunzingeri isolate RE-2024b chromosome 12, fPemKlu1.hap1, whole genome shotgun sequence.
CAGGTCTTGCAGCTGGGGTCCTTCTTGGCATTTACTGTGGACATACTCATCAGCTGGTGCCCGCTGATCTCAGCCACCGTGCCCCATGCCAGGTCCACAGGCTCTGTGTAGATCACCTCCAGGATGACATCCTGGGCGTGGTGAAACACCAGACTGCCGTCACCCCCTTCATCCTGCTTGCAGGTAAGGAAACGGTTGTTGGTGATGTCGAGCGCAGGAAGCCTCTGCTTACAGAACTCGTCACCCCTGGAGCCCTTTGGCGCCAAGACCAGGATAACATAGTGGTAGGCTGTATACATGCAGTAGAAGTCTCCAAAGTACAGGTTGGTGTCTGGGTTGAAGAGCGCATCGGCCCGAACCTCAACGCGTTGGCGGCCGTAAGGGGAGTCCTGTGGAGGCTTGCCTGTGTTGAACTCTGTGTTGCAGCTGAAGAAAATGCCCTCCAGCTTGCCACTGATGGGTGAGCCGTGACTGCCACTGTTGTCTTTCACTGATGGCAGCATCCGGTTCCCCTGCACCTCCCTggagttttgaaaaaaaaaaaagagaggtaATGAAATTGGCTATGAACAAATGGCAAATATGTTATCAATTTCACAATCAGTAACAAATCTGCACATTGTTATGTCTGTCGTTTTTATGCTCACCCTCTGCTAATCAAAGGTTTGATTTTGGAAATGCCAGAAGGTGGTAGGAGCATCACTTAATCAAGTTTCATTAAAATATCATCAATAGTGTCTGAGACAGTGTGACACATGGGAAAGAGCTGATTAAATGTTGAAGATGCAGCCCGAGTCTCATAACACACTAAACAGAGTGAACTCTCAGAATAGAGTACATATCTAGTTTCACTATTTCTGGAGCTGTAACCCGTCCAgtttgagagaaaaacatttactcATCAGTGTGAAAAACTGCTAGAAAACAAGAGGCAGCTTAAGGAAAGCAAATTAATACATGAAAACTCGTAGCAATGAATGTCTCTGTGGCAGCTGCATATCATCCCCACAGAGTAATTCTGAGCTCCGAAACTCCAATTATGAATTGTAATTATGCCGCTATCACTCCAGAGGTTGTCATTATATCCATAATTGATGCTTTATTGTGGGCATTATGGAATTATTCAGCTCCCTCCCCAGGTCACGAGAGCAGAGGCCTCATCAAGTAGTAACATCAGTACTGTTGCTCCCCACATGATGGTGCAGTTTAACAGAAGTGCTTTCAGCACACTGTAGCAGATGCAACTCAGCAAAAGGGAGAAGTCTATCGAGATGACGTCATGCTGCAAAGCTCCAGCAAAACAGTGCTCACAAGCTTTGGCTTTAATACAGAAATTGCACGCTTTGTTGGGCGTAAAGTATTTCTGCTgaaggaggggaaggagagaagatATGAGGAGAAAAGAACACACCATAACAGGAGGAGGACTGGACAGAAAGGTGGAAATAAAAAGCATTCGTATCAATCCAGACAAAAGCCAGCACACACTGTAACTGCACAAAGCTACAGTAAACAACGAAAACTGGCGACTCCATTGatattccctctctctccgtctgtcacACTCGCCTCTAAGCATCAAAACAGACTTCTGCAGCGTTTGCTGCCAcaagcatctttttttcttttcttccgtCTTTCCCTCGACATCCCCTACAACTGTCAGCTATTGTCTGGGCGAGTTACACCAGGCGTGGGCCTTTGCAAAGAAATCACAAGCCAGAGGAAACAAAAtggctgtatttttttttttattgtattactgCAAGAACCAATCTTTGATTACCATTAGTAGAGCTGACTTACAGCAGTTTGACATACATATGTGGATTTATGGAACTTAAACTTGCTTTGTGCAGCTGCACCCTTCAGCtgaatctctttttttcttcagagaGGAACACATTAGCCCAAAATGATGTGGTTTCATGCCatttgcagacagacaggtgctgCAGTGTTATAcaaaaatgttgtaggggggGCAAGGACAGATGCTTTTCATTGCAATTTCCTCGTCAAAAATATTCCATCAGCATCACAGCAACACTTTATGCAGTGCAGTCCTAGCTTAAAGGTCATATTAGCATCAAGTAACATCACAAGGCTCTAAGGTCAGTAAGGACACCAGATGCTGAAGTTGGTGTGTATAAAAATATCAAGATATCAAAGTAGTTGATGAgaaattatttattcaaaagTAAAATACTATATGCagtattttattgtcatttacaCAAATGTAAAGTGATGTTTAAATGACTACATTACCTATAAGTCTACAGACCAGGAAGGTCAGGgtttttggaaatgtgtgttCAGGCAAGCTAGCCTCTGTGGCAGACACGTGTTGACTCAGTCCACTTATTCTAAAAAGATTCAGAAATGTAATAGTCCAGACTCTCACTTCGTCAAGTATTTTTGAGCTACAAATGCAGAAAGCGCGACAATAAGCTATGCTACATAAATGAGAACTGGATCTTcgataaattaaacaaaaagccAACCCAGAATGTAAAATCTGTGACATctcatttcaatttcaaatgcAATAATAATCCTAACATACCATGAATAGAAAATGACGGTTGTGAAACCACCAAATTAGATGCAGATTAGATTAATAATAGATCCTCAAAActggataaaaataaatactgtggTGAAACTGGTAAAGCTTGTTAACGTGATTAACTCTGTGAAACACAATCTGGCtagtgacattttcaaaagcaAAGAAATTGGAGTGAAGTAAagcaagagacagacagacagacagacatatttaaaaacagccaaaaaaaacacctaaatAGATGAATTCAGCCATTTTCACATAATTGTGATTGTTTTAAAGTGGTctcaaaatcaaagaaaagatcaaaatgaaactgaaactgtgaACACTATATCTCAGTGATAACTCAGGTGGGTTGCCTACCTGGCGTCGTCGAAGTACTCTTTATTCTGGTTCCTGTAGAAGACAGAGAAACGCAGCATCCGGCCGGCGATGACCTCTGCCTTTTCCAACAGCTGGTTTAGGTGCACTGTAGAATAATCtggcaaacagacacagcaaaTATCAACATGAAATATCAACAGCAAATatcaacatgaaaatgaatatcAGGAGAATTGAAAAACAATGTACAGATGTCATTAGTAGAGATTCAACTCTTTGATTATAATGGACAACAGTGCCTGTGTGCACTGGCTGGGATGGAACATGGACTGTATATGTGTACTCAAGGACCCATGAGATTCTTCCATCCTTAACCTTCTCATATTCATAGCTTGAAATGACTCAGTGTTTAgaccaaaaacattttagtcctgTAATGTAATCTCTTTTCCCTCACCGCCGTGGAAGCAGGTCTGCCAAATGGGTGTGGATCTTATCCAAAGCATTGAAATAAGTTCCATAATGATAAAGTCTCTTTCTCCCATTCCAACTTTCCTACAAGCACTTGAGCACACTGAAAATTAAGTGGATTTGGGATGTAGAGGATCAACAACACCATTAAGCATTCTTCCTCATCCATTTCCTCTTACTACaccttcatcacacacacacacacacacttcccctgTCTGTTGTCCTTCCTCCcatctcagctgctcctcctcatccctttTAAATGATGAGTTCCGCCCTCCGGTCTCCATGCCatcatctcttcctccttctcccctcccCCACTCTAAGCCTCCAGCCAGCAATGTTGAACTCTGTGACCTTTACATCAGAAGATATACAGCACAACTCCCCTCCTTCCTTTAATccctttttccccctcctccatctttccctcaACTCAGTATAAAAAAAGCCTCCTTTAAATACTGTGCTCGATCCTGTACTTCATTATATTCCTCTCTCATAATGTCCTCTGCTACCGTCCGCTGTAGTTCAGTAGTTCACTTGGTCAAATAGAGGCAAAAATCAAAGGCACCACTGATGTCACACATCTTGGAAATGTATGCACTGGTGGCCCTGTGCTCACCAGCAGTGCAGAACTCGATGATCTCGCTCCACTCGGAGATGGCGTAGTCCCCGTCGGTCTGTTTCGACGCGGTCTGGACGGCCACGGTGTACTCTGTGCGTGGGCTCAGGAACCAGTGGCCCCGGACCGTCATGGGCAGGGGCACTGCTTTGGCCACCAGCTTGGTAGGAACAtcctggagggagggaggaacgGAAAAAGGGGGTGAATGATGAAAGAAGAGATACTCCAGTTATGGTGTTGTTTCAGTCAGACGCAGGGATTTACAGATGCCTGCCTGTAAACTTTCACCTGCACACATTTCTCAGTTTATACCTGCGGCCGCtcttttgtttattcatgtaCGCTATTCTGTACACTACTCAGTCCCTCCTCGAGTCACAGTGAGCCTCAGCAGCTCATTGATTGGACCAGGAGCCACTGCCTAGCAACAGAGTCAGCTCATTAATGCACCAACACAGTTGCTGCACACTAAAATCAAAATACTAGCATAAAGGTAGAAGAGTGGAAAAATGGGAAACACTCAACTACACAGCACCCTGGAAGCTGATGAAACCAGTCTGTAAGATTACCAAACCACATCACTGACTGTCCACTCAAAGAGCTGCAGTcttcctgttgctgctgcttctggtgCAATTACTCTCAGGCAGAGAGGGCCATGGGAGTGATACTAGCCTATTAGAGCTCGGAGCAACGGCTCGCTGTGGAATCTTTGAACAAATCCACCTTGAAATGAGTCTTTTTACCTCAAGCATGCAAAGAGCGGTTATCTTGAGGTAAAACATGGTGTCATTCTAGGTCCGAACATCAAGGCTTATTGTACCTCCAGATGTTTATAGCACTGTAATAACCATCTTTGTTACCAATATGACATTACAGAATAATTATGCCCATGAAATATACATTACTTACAAATACATCTACTGTAGTTGTCAAAATTTACCCAAATGATTATATTTACATCGGATTACCCTGTAGagtctgtattttttaaacacattttaaaataaaatatatttgaagagcatttgaaaatacatttgataCGTTTTGGGACATAAATTCCATGTCAATGTCACTAAACTACTCCACAAaaagaataacaataatactaaACTGACCTGTTTATCTttgtacatatacatatgtgAGGAAATCATTATGGCCTGCATTCTCACAATGTTCTACATCAGTcgtttttactttattttgatagTTTTGGAAACTCAGCATGTTTAACTGGATATTCTGTATactattactgctactttaacaTGTGTGTCTTGGTCTGATTATGTTGCCTGTACTTATTGTTTAACAGGTGTTGCCCTGTTGGCCAGGtatctgcttaaaaaaaaaagggaatttaaTCTCAAGGAGACGTTTACCTGTTAAATAGGAATAAAAGGAATGATAAAATGCTTCTGGACAGTTATCAAGAGAATTATTCATCTTTATAAATTGGGTACTACACCTCGCTATGCTACCAAGACTCATTGTGATTTTCTCACTCACTGAATCACTTCAACACAAAACGCTTCACTCTTGACACATTTCTTCCTTATTTATGAAAGACAGCGAGACTACACAGAGAGGCCTTTCAATGAGTCATCTCACCGTATGTTACCTTTAAAAGTGTTAATCTGTGCTGAATCAAGCGTTACCTTGTGCTTGAACTTGTTTGAGTTTTTGTTCTCCTTCTTGTTCAGGTCGATGAAGTAGTGTGTGATGCGCTCCTTGCTGCGCGCCTCCATGTCCCAGCAGATCTTGAAGGAGTCGCAGGTGATGTTGCTGATCTTGATGTTCTGAGGAACAGGAAGCGCCTCCATCTCGGAGATGCTGCCATCCTGGGATTTACTTCCTGTGAAAAACCATGATGATACAATCGACatcaaatagaataaaaaaaatcaaatgaaatggtTGGTATTTTCTGTAGAGATCCTTTGGGATCGCACATCGTGTTCTGGCCAGTAAAGCTTATTTCAGTTTAATACCTTGAGTATCAGAATCTTAGCTTCAGAGTTGTAAGATATTGATCAATGattgtaaatcatttttattatctAAGAAACTTTAAACCATATTAAGTCAGTAGTGCACACCTTTAAATCCTGTATCTATAGCcagatttcttctttttattctcttatttttctttctgactTTAAATCTTACACACTACTGCAGTTTCTCAGTAAATATTCCACAAACGGCACCTACAATAGTACATTCAccatatcacacacactctcacacacacaaagagctaCCTGCGTTGCCGACTACCATatatgttgccatggaaacacatCAGCccttcaccacacacacacacacacacacacacagctatttGCTTTCCAGAACATACGCAgcattaaatatttcaaacGCTGCTGATtgaatctcctctcctcccagcaGAGCCCATTTATAAATCGGtagtaagaagaagaaaaaaaaactcacactGCAGGCAATACACATGACTCTGCAACAGTAGCATTAAAATGCTGTGAATGCCTTACAACTTCAGCCATTGGATAAACTTACATAGTGTCAGTTATCATTTCAAACTATTTGGCCATACAGGATGACCACTGCAAAATAATTTTCCATCAAATAAGTTTGTATCAGTCAGGTCTCTGTAGACAACATCTAAATCAAGACATACAACCCAGAGTGCACACTGAGGCCAGTGAAGATGTCAAAACACGACTGAATGAGAGCTTTGTAGAATTAGGATGAATATAGGCTTCACGTCACAGGCGGAGACGCCCACTTGGCATGGCAacaatgtgttttctgtgcacgCTCCGCGCTCTAAACATGAGAGTGAGTAAAATGCAAGACTGAAGAATTTGGGAGTAACACACAGCACGGCTGGACTCAATAGTGAGAAACAATAGCAAAAGCAGCGGAGCATGGAACACCCATCTCCGCTCatcagctgagagagagagtgcgaCATAAAAGAGCAATCCCATAATTGGGCTGTGTGGACTCTCCTGTCTCGCCTCCACACAGCACTCTATCTAACAGAGGAGCATTtgtagattgattgattttaggAAATAGCCGACCAGGAGGTAATTCCAGCTAAAAGCAGCCGCGCCTTAGAATTTTAAACTTAGCTTGGCTCTTTTTTCAAATCATGGCTCATCACTTGTCCTTAAGTAACATCCATAGGAGTCAAATGTATGTTCACCACAACCAGACCAGACTAGACCCCCCACTAGGTTTTGTCCTAATCACTACTCCCTAATCACAACCAGCCGATTAACAAAAATCATCATCTTCAACCTAAAAAGAAAGACCACCTATTTAAAAAGGTGCTTGGGCCACACTGCTGCCCataataaattaaactaaatataTCTTGTGTATTTGGACTTCAACTGGCTTGAACTAGAAAGGGGGTAAGTGAGTCCTCAGCCTAACTGTACTATGCTTGGCTCTCAGATCTAATGCTGCTctccgcttttttttttttttgttaaaacatcTCGTCCGGCTGCTGGTCCACATTTAAAGCCCATCTCATTACAAATAAACCCCACTGAGCCGTTGAGTTTGGCTCAGACTGAGATGGCTGACACgagacacaataaaacagactTTCATCAGAAAATGCTCCAACAAGTCAGCCCGGACCAGACGGTGATGTCAGCACTGCAATGTCCCACCTGAGACTTAATGTTTCTGACCtttaacaaaaataagaaaacgatAACGTCTGTTTCCGTGATATCTGCATCATGGAAAGATGAAACTCACGATCAGGAGGTGAAATCTCgccaaacatttttcaaaatgctgAAGTGAAGAATTCTTAAAGGCTGAGTGATACAGGCCTTAAAGAACAGACGCGTTTCACATTTAAAAGGTGGCCATTACTGCATATTTGATAGGGATTAATACCATTTATAGGTTTTTCACCTATTTTGTGCCAATTCATGTTCATCCTTCATGATGTTCATCCTGAGCATTCAGTGatcataaatcataaaacatAAGCTTTCAGGGCACTCACTGTATCCCGAATCAGAGGCATCACCTCTACCTCAGGGTACCGCCAATATACAACTgtaaacacaaaccaaaaccaaacactGGAGATGAAAAACCTGCTAACTCAGTTTCTGCGTTGTGCCTGAAGCAGAGTAGCTTCCCTGTCCTCTGCTTTGGAAAGCGTTTAGGTCAACACTGATGTTTTCCTTAAAAACTCGGAAACCCTGTGCAGGTGTTTGCCCTCCCAGCTACTTGTGACTCCACAATGCTGATTCAGCTCCCATTTACTCTAATGCTCCCCTAATTAACCTGCAAATGGAGGCATTAGACTGACAAAGTGAAGCTTTCCAAATGCAGTCAGCAACTGCCTACATGACAATCTTAAGGATGCACAGCTGAGCTAAAAGTGATGTGATCATGGAAAACAAGCTCTGAAGGCAGCAGTTTACAGGAGGGGAAAGACATCTGAGGAAAAGATCATGAGACAAACAGAAACGTGCAACCACCACTGTTCACTGTCAGATAGCCATTCACGAACTTAATACATAAGGTTGAAGAATTGAATTATGACTCAGGGTGCCAACATACGAACAAACTAATGATCAAAATTAATAGACAAATCAACTACAACTTGCTGGCTCTAAATCACATTGCCTGCGGGTAAATACACAGGCTTGTGATAGCCAATGCTAAGCTGTGCTCTGGATCCTCTGGGACTCTGAGAGCACAGGATGAAAGATGGAAAAGTGAAGAGTGAAGGTCAAGCAGCAAGGGAGAGAATAAAACCTTTTACAATGTCACAGGGGAGGCCTGGACTCTTAGTTGGACTTAAATTTACGGTATATGCTAGTATTGTACTTAGTGCTACTGTAGCCAATATTCATTCTCTTGAGTCATAATTACTTGTCTTACTATTTTTTTGCAGCGTGGGGGATTATTGCATCATCATGACCAAGCAAAAATCGGGTCCGGGTTTACGATCTTGAGTACACAGTTCACATgctgtacacacatgcataggGGTTCAAAATGATAAAAGGAGCATTACACATGCTTTAGCGAAGCACCAAAATGCAGGACACAGAACTATCTGCAATATAGCAAAAGGATTAAGCTTCAAAAGATGGAAAGTCTATTCCGCTAAATCTACTTAACCCTGTTTAATGGACCTTATTGGGCATTGCCCTTTTACTCAGCTTGTAGTCAAATGCCACAGTGTGGAATAGCAATAGATGCCGAAGGATCAATAAAAATCTTGTTAACATGCATGCATTGGGTCATCGTAATGGCTCTCTGTGGTAGGATTTGTTCCAGTCACACCTGGGTTGATGCTGTGAATTACTTGTTAGCACGCTTTACCAGTGAGAGAAATGTGATTTGATTTCCATTCAAGGCCATCTAATAgcataatgtaaatgtattttctcattGGTGGTTGGTGATAAAAGTGTCCACCACTTCAGACTACGGTGCTCCATTTGAGGGTCCACACATTCGATTTCAAAACAAGTCAACTTTCAGTCAAGGTTACTGCTGAAAAATCAATTCTCCAAGTACTGTTGGCAGTTATGTTATGTGAAAAAGCAACTGGCAGATGATAGTAGCACTGATTGTCTCTGACTGCACTAGTGGGCACTCAGTTCAGACAGACGAGCCTCCTACTTTTTAAGTTGCAGTGTTCGCTCTAAAATTGAACTGTAGACATGAGCTGTGCAACAGACACTCAGCAGGCATTGATGCTCGCCAGCCTTTGAAAATCACGTCTTTTGTTCCTCTCGATGCACAGGCTGGAGGGAGACTGACAGCATAAACAATGCTCTGTTCATCAGGGTCACACAGCCTGCGTTACCTTTTACACATCAATAAGCCCCTGACCAGCAAACAAAGACCTAGTAAAAAGGTTCAGAATTGACCCGTTCCTGTTCTTacaaatcaattcaattcaagaCAGATCTGTTTTTCAAAACTTGTCCAAAACCTGAATGAGtcatcattttctcatttgcatAGAATTTGGATTTCCAAACAAACAGGCTGTTAACGTCTTCAGCTGTGTTTGTTGTGAGACAAGTGTTGAATTACTCTATAGAAGGATTTCAAAGACCAGAAATCAGGCACTGAccaaatttattaaaaaaacaggaaaattacCATGAAGCAGATTTTCAGAGTCACACTACACTTCAATCAGTCTCAAAGAAAGTTTTGATCTATGTCATACAGTAAAGTCAGTAAAGTCTATTTAATTATGCAAAACTTCTCACACCATCTCTCAGTTCCACTGTGGGTTTGCAGAGATTGAGAAGTAAGCCTTTTGTTTAACAGTTGCAGCACTGCATTTGAGGAAACAATGCCATTGTCAACTAGTAATTGGCAGGCTCAACACCGAGGGAGCTTTTCTTCAACTTGACACAGTTACTTGTGACGTTAAGGCACCTTTAGCAGATTTTAACGGTTTCCTATCAgtccgtctgtgtgtctgtcatgggcacacacacacacacacaacaagacTGAGGGTGTCACAGCAAGTATTTTGGGCAGATGGGTCTCAGACAGTGCAGCAGACACACTGCCTGGTTGCATATATGGCAGTCATTCATCTTGGCAACTTAATTGTGTCACCAACCATGGCACAAAGGCCTAGCACGACATGTAGTGTGGATTTCATTACCCCCTTTAAGTCCATCCATTAACTGTGgacataaaatcaaaatggtGGTCCGAGTCAGCCTTACAGAGGTTGGTAGCAAATTTGTGTCCAGTTCAACATCATGGAAgcagctctctgtctcccctgaCCTCCACACACCAATTCACAATTTCCCACTTCACATCACTCTTAGCAAAGCATTCTCTACCCCCCTCCCACTAATTCTCATCACCATAACTGAACTGAACCATTAAGTCTGTAACACCCCCTctaacacataacacacataaacaacttGTATCCCACCATTTCTTTTGTGCATTGAAATGCCCAAAcagtcctcagtgtgtgtgagagaacgcTTTCCCACAGACAGTGGGCCTACTGAAGCTGCATGCATTTCCATTTGCTAGGTCAGCATAGGCACATAAGCCTCTCATGCAGGCAATTAAATATTAATGGATTTGGGAGATAAATTTAGAAAGCTACGTGGAACTGAAATGAATATGATCcttggagagaaaaaaatgcgTATTGACCAGATGATACATCAATTTCTAAGAAAGCTAAAAGTAGGCTATGCAGTTTTCTACATATAGGGTGTGGCAGCTAAAGTGTCAACCAGACAATATTCCTGGAGGTCATATTAGTTAACAATCTGCTACATCAAAATTCAGGGGGTGGtcaaaataacaggaacactAATAGAACCCAATCACCACGACAAACCATtctcaaaataattcaaaattacAAACTTCACTTACTATTACATGCAAATTGTTTCTCATCCCACATCATGAAGCTCAAGTGTGTTGTACACAAGAATGAGCTCATTTATAATCGGCAATATGGGTAGAATATGATGGCATTGGGGTGCATTGTGCAGCAACATTACCTGAACTGGACAGATAAGAATGAACATTTACAGAGCATGAAATATCAGAATTAACAATTCTTAGAAACTACTCAGCTATATGACAACCAACAATTGCTCGGCAGAATCTGCACAGAAGGCAGACCATTGTGGCTGTGTTGCGCCATAAACAGAGCATGTGGGTGTCTcaaggacacagagacactattTACACTGGGCAATCTACTTGATAAATAGGAAAGTGGTTGTTGTGCTGCAAAGATCAGGCTTATAAAAAAGGTCCCCGGTAAACCTGCAGCAGGAAGCACAAAGCCGGCACAGGGTCCATTAGAGCACCAGCCTATACACCATTATTAAAATTACAGCTTTAGAATCAGGCCAGCAAAGCACTAAGAGGATATAAACTATGTCCTACTGTATTACATTATGAGGAGCAGCTCTGGCAGATGAGG
It includes:
- the LOC139210859 gene encoding phytanoyl-CoA hydroxylase-interacting protein-like produces the protein MEVPGLAHNITSPLSPCEGMIKDLSLDAIQLCERDGSKSQDGSISEMEALPVPQNIKISNITCDSFKICWDMEARSKERITHYFIDLNKKENKNSNKFKHKDVPTKLVAKAVPLPMTVRGHWFLSPRTEYTVAVQTASKQTDGDYAISEWSEIIEFCTADYSTVHLNQLLEKAEVIAGRMLRFSVFYRNQNKEYFDDAREVQGNRMLPSVKDNSGSHGSPISGKLEGIFFSCNTEFNTGKPPQDSPYGRQRVEVRADALFNPDTNLYFGDFYCMYTAYHYVILVLAPKGSRGDEFCKQRLPALDITNNRFLTCKQDEGGDGSLVFHHAQDVILEVIYTEPVDLAWGTVAEISGHQLMSMSTVNAKKDPSCKTCNISVGR